The sequence TTTTACAAAATAAAGATTCGCTCTTGAGCTTAATTTTAATTTTTCCGTAGGTTCCGTGGATTCCGTGGCAAGAAAGTTGTTAGCTTTGATAAATAGCACATAGTGAATACCTGCAGGAGCTCTGGATGACCATACTGCCTGATAATATTAATCCCCAAGCGCCCGAGTTTAAGGCCAAGCATAAGGCGATGGCAGCTGAGGTGGCATTACTAAACCAATTGCTGGCTGACATAGCCGAAGGGGGTGGCCGCGATAAACAAGCGCGCCATCAACAAAAAGGGAAGTTATTGGCTCGCGAGCGCATTCGCGAATTGCTGGACCCTGGCGTGCCTTTTTTAGAGTTGTCTCCGCTGGCCGCCCATCAGGTATACGACGAGCCCGTGGCGGCGGCGGGTTTGGTCACCGGCATAGGCCGCGTGAGTGGTATTGAGTGCATGATAGTGGCCAATGATGCTACGGTAAAAGGCGGCACTTATTATCCACTGACAGTGAAAAAACACCTGCGCGCCCAAGAAATTGCCGAACGTTGTCGCCTGCCTTGTATTTATTTGGTCGACTCCGGCGGCGCACATTTACCCAGTCAGGCAGAAGTGTTTCCGGATCGGGATCATTTTGGCCGCATATTTTTTAATCAAGCCCGCATGTCCGCCGCCAATATTCCCCAACTCGCCGTCGTGATGGGCCTGTGCACTGCAGGCGGTGCCTATGTGCCAGCCATGGCGGATGAATCTATTATTGTGCGCCACCAAGGCACCATTTTCTTAGGTGGGCCACCTTTGGTGCGCGCCGCCACCGGCGAGGTGGTGAGTGCCGAAGAATTAGGCGGCGCCGAGGTGCATACCCAACAGTCTGGGGTGGCGGATCATCTGGCAGAAAACGATGCCCATGGGCTCTGGCTGGCACGCCGTTTAGTGGCGAACTTAAATCGACCTGCATTAGCTAACCCGTCTAAAAACCCCATACAACCCCGTTATCCCATTGAGCAATTGTACGGCATAGTGGGAACTGATTTGCGCAAAGCCATGGATGTGCACGCCGTGATAGCGCGTTTGGTGGATGACTCGGCCTTCGATGAGTTTAAGCGCGATTATGGCAGTAGTCTGGTCACCGGCTTTGCGCATTTACACGGCTTTGCGGTGGGCATTATTGCCAACAATGGCATCTTGTTTAGCGAGTCGGCACTGAAAGGCGCGCACTTTATTGAGCTTTGTTGTCAACGCGGTATTCCTTTGCTGTTTTTGCAAAACATTACCGGCTTTATGGTGGGTAAAAAATATGAGGCCGAAGGTATCGCCAAGCACGGTGCCAAGTTGGTGATGGCGGTCGCTTGCGCTCAGGTGCCGAAAATCACGCTTATTATCGGCGGAAGTTTTGGCGCCGGTAATTACGGCATGTGCGGCCGCGCCTTTGCGCCCGATTTTTTATGGATGTGGCCTAACGCGCGTATTTCGGTGATGGGCGGCGAGCAAGCAGCTGGGGTATTGGCCACGGTGCGCCGCGCCGCCAGTGATAAGAGTAAGCAGCAACACCAAACACCCCAGTGGAGTGAGTCCGATGAAGCTGACTTTAAAGCGCGTATTATTCAAAACTACGAACAAGAAGGTCACCCTTGGTATGCCAGTGCGCGGCTGTGGGACGACGGCATCATAGACCCTCTCGACAGCCGGCGCGTGCTGGCCATGAGCTTAGCCGTGGCCCTTAATCGGCCCATTCCGAATACGCAATTTGGCGTGTTTCGCATGTAGGAGGTGCCATGAGCGATCCGGTATTACTCGTCAATCACAGCCGCGGCCTAGTTGAGCTAATATTCAATCGGCCCGAGCAAGGTAATGCGCTAAACGAGGCCATGATTGACGCCATGGCCGACGCTTTACGCCACGCCGCTCGCATGCCTGAATTACGCGTATTAGTGATCCGAGCCCAAGGTAAGCACTTTAGCGCTGGCGCCGATCTTAACTGGATGCAACAGGCTTACCAGTTAACCCCTGAACAAAATTTAGCGGCGGCACGAAAACTCGCCCTGCTATTGCAACAAATCGACACCTTTTCCCATCCGGTGCTGGCACTGGTGCAAGGCGCGGCCTATGGCGGCGCCTTGGGAATTATTAGCTGCTGTGACTTAGTGATAGCCGCCGCTGACAGTCGCTTTTGCTTTAGTGAAGTGCGCTTAGGGCTGATTGCCGCCACCATTAGCCCCTATGTATTGCGTGCCATCGGCCTGCGCCAAGCGAGGCGCTATTTATTAACCGCCGAAGTGATAGCGGCGACCACCGCTGAGCAGTTGGGTTTAATTCATTACATGGCCACGCCAGAGCAGAGCTTAGATGAAGCGGCGGATGCGCTTATTGCAGGCTTACTGCGCAATGGGCCTTGTGCGCTAACGGCGACCAAGCAATGGCTGCAAGACATTGCCGACCTGCCCATTAATAGCTCCTTGATTGATCGCAGCGCCCAACGCTTAGCCGAGGTACGCGTCAGCGACGAGGCACAAGCTGGCGTTCACGCTTTCTTGCAACAACAGCCCCCACCTTGGGAGGATGACAATGTCTGATGCCACTCCTGCTCGCTTGTTTAACAAAGTCTTGATTGCCAATCGTGGCGAAATTGCCTGTCGCATTATTCGTACCTGCCGTCGGCTGGGCATTAGCACCGTGGCCGTGTATTCCGCCGCCGACACTGAGGCCTTGCATGTCACCTTGGCCGATGAAGCCTGGTATTTAGGCCCTGCTCCCGCTGCCGACAGTTATTTACGGCCAGATTTATTGTTGAACATCGCCAAGGCCAGCGGTGCTGAGGCCATACATCCGGGTTACGGTTTTTTATCGGAAAATGCCGACTTTGCTCAGGCCTGTGCCGAGCAAAGTATCGTTTTTATTGGCCCACCAGCAGCAGCAATTAGCGCCATGGGCTCAAAGTCTGCCGCTAAAAACTTAATGACCGCCGCCGGAGTGCCTGTAGTGCCGGGCTTTCATGAGGATGAGCAAGACCCAATACATTTGCGCCAAGCGGCCGAGCGTTGTGGCTTTCCGCTATTACTTAAAGCGGTGGCGGGTGGCGGCGGTAAAGGCATGCGTTTGGTGCTGCAACTGAGTGAATTTGATGAGGCGCTGGCAGCCGCCAAACGCGAAGCCAAGGCGGCCTTTGGTGACGATGTCATGCTCTTGGAGCGCTATCTTCCAGAGGCCCGCCATATAGAAGTACAAGTGTTTTGCGATCAATTTGGCCAAGGGGTTTATTTGGCCGATCGCGACTGTTCTGTGCAAAGGCGCCAGCAAAAGGTGCTTGAAGAAGCGCCTGCGCCTAACTTGGCCCCACACATAGCGGCGGCTATGGGTGAGGCGGCGGTGCGCGCCGCACAGGCCATCGATTATTGCGGCGCTGGCACGGTGGAGTTTTTATATCTCGACGATGGCCAGTTTTTCTTTATGGAAATGAACACCCGCTTGCAAGTGGAGCATCCCGTCACCGAACTGGTCACCGGGTTAGACTTAGTCGATTGGCAGTTACAAATTGCCGCCGGCCTGCCCTTACCGCTTAGCCAAGATCAAGTGCGGATCCACGGCCATGCCATAGAGGCACGCATTTATGCAGAAGATCCCGCTCAGCAGTTTTTGCCAGCCAGCGGCAGCTTGCACTATTTGCATGAGCCACAAACGGATAACCCCAGTCATGTCACGCCTGACGCGATAATCCGCCTCGATACCGGTGTGCGCCAAGGCGACAGTATCGGCATTTATTACGATCCCTTGATCGCCAAGTTGATCGTTTGGGCGCCCACTCGCGAGGGTGCTCTGCACCATTTAGCCCGCGCACTGGCGCAATATCGCATTGGTGGTGTGCGTACCAATATAGGTTTTTTAAGCCGTTTGGTCGCCAGCCCCGCGCTATATAGCGCTGAGTTACACACCCGCTTTATTGCCGAGCACGAGGCAGAGCTGTTTGCGCCCGCTCCCTTAAGCCGCTCGCAACAGCTGGCCTTAGTCGGCGTGTTTTTACTGTTAAGCGAGTCAGCAGCACAAGCGGATACTTCACCCTTTGCTGGCAATCAGGGCTGGTGGCTAAATATGCCCACTCGGCGCCAATTCGAGTTAGTGCAAGATGCGCAAAGATACCCACTGGTGATCAGCCCTCTCTCCGACTCTCTGCAGACAAATACTTGGCAAGTACAGCTTGAAGAGACCCAGCACCAGCTGAGCGCTCGTTTAAACGAAGACCGACTGGATGCGACAGTGGATCAAGTACCGCTGCGCTGTTACGTGGCGCGTTATGAGCATGAGCTGTGGATGTTTTATCAAGGGCAGCGCTTTGATATCCAGCTATATCAGCCTCATTTTGACTCAAATATTCAAGCGGCGGCCGACAGCTTAACGGCCCCCATGCCCGGGGTGATTAGTCAACTTAAGGTGGCGGTGGGCGATAAGGTAGCGGCGGGCCAAACGCTGTTAATTATGGAGGCGATGAAGATGGAGCATGCTATTCGCGCCCCGACTGCCGGCAACGTCGCTGAGCTTTATTATGCACAAGGCTGCCAAGTAGCCGCAGGCTGTGAGCTACTGCGCTTAGAGAGCGATTGATAAATAGGGATGATGATAAATTTATGCCCACAGACTCGGTAACCTTAGTCGAAATGGCACCGCGAGATGGCTTACAAAACGAAGCCCTGTTAGTGTCGACCGCCATTAAAATTGAGCTGATTGAGCGACTGGCTCGTAGTGGCTTAACCCGTATTGAAGCGGCCAGCTTTGTTTCGCCCAAATGGGTGCCACAAATGGCCGATGGCCAAGCGGTGCTGCTGGGCATTAAACGCCAACCCCAAGTAAGTTACGGCGCACTCACGCCGAATCTGCAAGGCTTAAAGGCGGCGTTAGTGGCGGGAGCCGACCAAGTAGCGGTGTTTACTGCCGCCTCCGAGTCCTTTTGCCAACACAATATCAATGCTTCTATCGCCACTAGCCTAGACCGTTTCGCCCCGCTGCTGGCGCTGGCCAAGCAATCTCAGATACCGGTACGCGGCTATGTATCAACCGCTCTCGACTGCCCCTATGAAGGTGCTGTCTCCCCCACCGCCGTGGCCAAGGTTGCCCGCGACTTATATCAGCTAGGTTGTGATGAAATTTCATTGGGCGACACCTTAGGTACAGGTACACCGCAGCGGGTGATTGCCATGCTGCATGCAGTAAGTCAGGAGGTGCCAATGGCGCAGCTGGCGGTACATTTTCACGATACCTACGGCCAAGCGTTGGCCAATGTCTATGCCGCTCTGGAACAAGGAATACGCATTATTGACAGCTCAGTGGCCGGACTTGGTGGCTGCCCTTACGCTCCGGGGGCCGCGGGTAATCTCGCTACCGAGGACTTAGTGTATTTATTAGAGGGTTTAGGGCTTAAGACCGGCGTTAGTTTGGCGTCATTAGTGCAAACCGGCCGCTGGATAAGTACCCAGCTAGGCCGACGTAACGGATCTAAAGTAGGCTTAGCTTGGATGAAATGATGGCCTTAGCTCAACTTTAATATCAACAAATCAGGTGAAGATGATATTAAAGCCCATTTGGCAAAAAAGTATGGACTCTATTAGCAGCAAAACTATCAAACTTTAGGCAAAAAGTGCGAAATTTGAGCAAGCGGCTGTAGATAATTCAACCAAGCTCTCAATACGCTCCATAATCAGCATCTGCGACTATAATCTAGTGTTCAGCGGCTAGGCGCCATGGTACCTTGCTCGGAATATTCAACCCTAAGCACTTAAAATAAGAAGGAATTTGCTAAATGCTTATTTTCTTTATCAGTATTACTATATTAATACTCGGCTATAAATTTTACGGCCCCTTCGTTGAAAAACAAGCCGGCATAGACCCCACAGTAGCGACGCCTCAGCAGCGCTTAGATGATGGCGTTGACTACGTAGCCATCAGCCCTGCGAAAGCATTTTTAATTCAATTCTTAAATATTGCCGGTGTAGGACCCATTTTTGGCCCTATCTTAGGCGCCATCTACGGCCCCGTTGCCTTGGTATGGATAGTCATTGGTAACGTGCTCGGTGGTGCGATACACGACTACTTCTCTGGGGTAATGAGCCTGAAAGAAGACGGTAAAAGCTTGCCAGAAATTGCCGGACACTATTACAACGTAGTCTTCAAAGGTGTAATGCTGGTATTTACCTGCATGCTGCTGTTTTTTGTGGGCGTGGTTTTTATTATGAGCCCTGCTGGGCTATTGAGTAATTTATCCTACTTTGAGGGTACTTTTTTAGCCGGCAACAGCTTTTGGGTACTGCTTATTTTAGGCTATTACTTTTTAGCGACCTTGCTGCCGATCGATAAAATCATCACTAAGCTGTATCCAATATTTGGTTTGCTGATGATAGTGATGACCACCTTAATTGCCGGTGCCTTGTTATTAGAAGCGCCGCATTTGCCTCAGGTCGGTGACATTTTTTCATACTTTGACAATCATGATCATGCGGATTTATTAACACCTAATCCCGACGGTGCCCCCATCTGGCCGCTGCTATTTTTAACCATCACCTGTGGTGCCATTAGTGGTTTCCACTCCACTCAATCCCCAATGATTGCCCGTTGTCTGACCAATGAAAAATACGCACGCCCAGTGTTTTATGGCGCCATGATGTGTGAAGGCATAGTGGCATGTGTATGGGCTTTGGCAGGTATTGCGGCCTTCCCGGGTGGTTATGTAGAGTTAAAAGCCATGCTGGCTCAAGGTGGGCCCGGCTTAGTAGTGAATCATATTGCGACCGGTTATCTGGGCGTCGTGGGTGGCGTGATGGCTATTTTGGCGGTGGCAATCTTCCCGATTACCTCTGGTGACACGGCGTTTCGTTCACTGCGCTTAACCATTATGGATGCGTTTAATATTTCTCAAACCACCCTGCACAGATTGGCCTTATCACTGCCTTTATTAGGTATCGCCTATCTGATGACCTTCTTGGACTTTGCGTTAATTTGGCGCTACTTCGCTTTCTCCAATATGCTGCTTTCTACCAGTGTGTTGTGGTTAGCGACCAAGTATTTGTTCGACCGAGGCACTGTCCACTGGGTGGCCAGTGTTCCTGCGGTGATCGGCACGGCCATTACTGTGTCCTATATTGTAACCGCGCCCATTGGCTTCAACTTATCGCCTGAATACAGCAAGCCGATAGGTGTAGTAACGGCAGTCGTCTGCTTTATCGCCTTGGTGATGCAGCATAAGAAACGCCCTGTTATGGCTCAGTAAAAGCCTGAGCTAAATAGTAAGTGAAAGAAAAAGGTAGCGCTGGGCGCTACCTTTTTTATTGCCCGACTACCTGCGTATGATCATGAATGCGAGGAGATGTGTGACGGCTATAAAAACATGTTGGGTTTTCGTAGATGCTAATTTATTCAGCACGGTTTTATGTTTGGTTTTAAAGCATTCTGCTGCGCAGAACCGGCGAATAAATTACCGGCTACGAAAGGTTCCGCGTTGCCATAACAAAAGTTTATGGCAAAGAAGTCGGAGTGTATTAGGCAAAGAGCAGATTCACAGAAAGCAAAAAGGGAGCCGAGGCTCCCTTTTTTAATGGACTGAATTCGTTATTATTACTTAACGAATTCCACGCCTAATTTGATATCGCCTTTCAGCGTATCCAGCATCTTGTCCATGGCATTCTGTTCAAACGCGCTTAACTCGCCGTAAGGCAGTACTTTCTCTACGCCGTTTTTACCCAGCAATACCGGTTGTGCGAAGAACTGTGCGTGTTCGCTGCCACCGTCTACATAGGTGTATTCGATAACGTCTGCTTTACCGGACAGAGCGTCTACTAAAGACAGCGCAAAGCGACAGGCTGCTTGGCCCATAGACAGGGTAGCTGAGCCACCGCCGGCTTTGGCTTCTACCACTTCGGTACCGGCATTTTGGATACGGTGCGTCATTTTCTCGACTTCTTCGTCGGTGAAAGATGCGCCAACAACCTGAGACAATAACGGCAATATGGTCACGCCGCTGTGGCCGCCAATCACGGGTACTTTAATGTCTGCTAAGTCGATACCTTTGGCT comes from Oceanisphaera profunda and encodes:
- a CDS encoding carboxyl transferase domain-containing protein, giving the protein MTILPDNINPQAPEFKAKHKAMAAEVALLNQLLADIAEGGGRDKQARHQQKGKLLARERIRELLDPGVPFLELSPLAAHQVYDEPVAAAGLVTGIGRVSGIECMIVANDATVKGGTYYPLTVKKHLRAQEIAERCRLPCIYLVDSGGAHLPSQAEVFPDRDHFGRIFFNQARMSAANIPQLAVVMGLCTAGGAYVPAMADESIIVRHQGTIFLGGPPLVRAATGEVVSAEELGGAEVHTQQSGVADHLAENDAHGLWLARRLVANLNRPALANPSKNPIQPRYPIEQLYGIVGTDLRKAMDVHAVIARLVDDSAFDEFKRDYGSSLVTGFAHLHGFAVGIIANNGILFSESALKGAHFIELCCQRGIPLLFLQNITGFMVGKKYEAEGIAKHGAKLVMAVACAQVPKITLIIGGSFGAGNYGMCGRAFAPDFLWMWPNARISVMGGEQAAGVLATVRRAASDKSKQQHQTPQWSESDEADFKARIIQNYEQEGHPWYASARLWDDGIIDPLDSRRVLAMSLAVALNRPIPNTQFGVFRM
- a CDS encoding enoyl-CoA hydratase-related protein; translation: MSDPVLLVNHSRGLVELIFNRPEQGNALNEAMIDAMADALRHAARMPELRVLVIRAQGKHFSAGADLNWMQQAYQLTPEQNLAAARKLALLLQQIDTFSHPVLALVQGAAYGGALGIISCCDLVIAAADSRFCFSEVRLGLIAATISPYVLRAIGLRQARRYLLTAEVIAATTAEQLGLIHYMATPEQSLDEAADALIAGLLRNGPCALTATKQWLQDIADLPINSSLIDRSAQRLAEVRVSDEAQAGVHAFLQQQPPPWEDDNV
- a CDS encoding acetyl/propionyl/methylcrotonyl-CoA carboxylase subunit alpha yields the protein MSDATPARLFNKVLIANRGEIACRIIRTCRRLGISTVAVYSAADTEALHVTLADEAWYLGPAPAADSYLRPDLLLNIAKASGAEAIHPGYGFLSENADFAQACAEQSIVFIGPPAAAISAMGSKSAAKNLMTAAGVPVVPGFHEDEQDPIHLRQAAERCGFPLLLKAVAGGGGKGMRLVLQLSEFDEALAAAKREAKAAFGDDVMLLERYLPEARHIEVQVFCDQFGQGVYLADRDCSVQRRQQKVLEEAPAPNLAPHIAAAMGEAAVRAAQAIDYCGAGTVEFLYLDDGQFFFMEMNTRLQVEHPVTELVTGLDLVDWQLQIAAGLPLPLSQDQVRIHGHAIEARIYAEDPAQQFLPASGSLHYLHEPQTDNPSHVTPDAIIRLDTGVRQGDSIGIYYDPLIAKLIVWAPTREGALHHLARALAQYRIGGVRTNIGFLSRLVASPALYSAELHTRFIAEHEAELFAPAPLSRSQQLALVGVFLLLSESAAQADTSPFAGNQGWWLNMPTRRQFELVQDAQRYPLVISPLSDSLQTNTWQVQLEETQHQLSARLNEDRLDATVDQVPLRCYVARYEHELWMFYQGQRFDIQLYQPHFDSNIQAAADSLTAPMPGVISQLKVAVGDKVAAGQTLLIMEAMKMEHAIRAPTAGNVAELYYAQGCQVAAGCELLRLESD
- a CDS encoding hydroxymethylglutaryl-CoA lyase yields the protein MPTDSVTLVEMAPRDGLQNEALLVSTAIKIELIERLARSGLTRIEAASFVSPKWVPQMADGQAVLLGIKRQPQVSYGALTPNLQGLKAALVAGADQVAVFTAASESFCQHNINASIATSLDRFAPLLALAKQSQIPVRGYVSTALDCPYEGAVSPTAVAKVARDLYQLGCDEISLGDTLGTGTPQRVIAMLHAVSQEVPMAQLAVHFHDTYGQALANVYAALEQGIRIIDSSVAGLGGCPYAPGAAGNLATEDLVYLLEGLGLKTGVSLASLVQTGRWISTQLGRRNGSKVGLAWMK
- a CDS encoding carbon starvation CstA family protein; the protein is MLIFFISITILILGYKFYGPFVEKQAGIDPTVATPQQRLDDGVDYVAISPAKAFLIQFLNIAGVGPIFGPILGAIYGPVALVWIVIGNVLGGAIHDYFSGVMSLKEDGKSLPEIAGHYYNVVFKGVMLVFTCMLLFFVGVVFIMSPAGLLSNLSYFEGTFLAGNSFWVLLILGYYFLATLLPIDKIITKLYPIFGLLMIVMTTLIAGALLLEAPHLPQVGDIFSYFDNHDHADLLTPNPDGAPIWPLLFLTITCGAISGFHSTQSPMIARCLTNEKYARPVFYGAMMCEGIVACVWALAGIAAFPGGYVELKAMLAQGGPGLVVNHIATGYLGVVGGVMAILAVAIFPITSGDTAFRSLRLTIMDAFNISQTTLHRLALSLPLLGIAYLMTFLDFALIWRYFAFSNMLLSTSVLWLATKYLFDRGTVHWVASVPAVIGTAITVSYIVTAPIGFNLSPEYSKPIGVVTAVVCFIALVMQHKKRPVMAQ